The Prunus dulcis chromosome 3, ALMONDv2, whole genome shotgun sequence genome segment CTAGCCAAGGTCATAAGGAAGGCAAATTAATTTGAGCCAAACTTACaaactttttgaatttttactgGTTAGTAATTAATGAACAAGAGATTAATTAAAGATCAGCAAGTCGTTCATACACTAATCGTACGACACGTCGTAGAAGTTCCGATTCCATGAAGCTTCATTGCCTTGATGGCTGGATCTTGGAGCAAAAGCACTTTGTCCTTGTCTCTAACACCCACCATGTGTAGATATTCACCATCCTCTCTCTGTTTCCCTTTGTAAAGCAGCCTCTGCTCTCTTGCCTCCATGCCAGTCACCAATGACAATATCATCTTTAATTCGCCTGCACATATTAACAAATTAATTCATCAAAACCACCCAATTCTAATTACCACTTGTTTACTTGATTTCCTCATAATTTTGTGCATATATACACataggagagggagagagagagagagagagggagagagagagcttaaTTACCAAATGTTGAAGTAGCTTCAATGGAGATGTCATGGCAATGAGACACAGCTGAGACTCTAACTGTGATCAAGACCTCTCCAGCACTGCTTTCAGCCGCAGTCTCTCTCCTTTGAACAAGCATGCCTCCTGGTCGAAGCTCCCATTTGATTTCACCATTGTTATTAATGGCTCCTCCAAACTCCTTACTTtgatcagcagcagcagctttAATCTTGTTATTATTACTGCTAATGAGCTTACAGCTGCTAAAGCTTCTGCAAAAC includes the following:
- the LOC117621156 gene encoding BAG family molecular chaperone regulator 2, giving the protein MIKLRSKRFCRSFSSCKLISSNNNKIKAAAADQSKEFGGAINNNGEIKWELRPGGMLVQRRETAAESSAGEVLITVRVSAVSHCHDISIEATSTFGELKMILSLVTGMEAREQRLLYKGKQREDGEYLHMVGVRDKDKVLLLQDPAIKAMKLHGIGTSTTCRTISV